From Nilaparvata lugens isolate BPH chromosome 7, ASM1435652v1, whole genome shotgun sequence, one genomic window encodes:
- the LOC111057968 gene encoding 28S ribosomal protein S9, mitochondrial isoform X3: protein MVEKTSKAMKAYLARAQKYNAFMAEKREEFATGKRHLANMMGVDHNTLTQKDIDEAIEYLFPSGLFVPAARPLMRPPEEVFPPKKDAEFDDFGRPFHTLFYTGKPNYYQLLHDMTEYLQKLNRYEDTMISKNVQPDPNIKIELTGSAWITKEKIETQLVESISDKMYANLIELLDRVAQHPYSYTIKDEILKYRIPFMSTSLSSFANSGVVQHDDQGREFVRFDNDVLRRKTARGSVTVYKNGTGKIKINGQDLLYFERMQSREQILFPLQFTGLLNKVDIEATVHGGGTSTQAGVIRLGISLALRHFVDENMTEKMRIAGLLTRDVRRKERKKFGQMKARRKYTWKKR, encoded by the exons ATGCTTTCATGGCAGAGAAGCGGGAAGAGTTCGCTACCGGCAAAAGACATTTGGCCAATATGATGGGAGTCGATCACAACACATTGACACAAAAAGATATTGAT GAGGCTATTGAATACCTGTTCCCTTCTGGACTGTTTGTACCGGCTGCACGTCCTCTGATGAGACCCCCAGAAGAGGTATTTCCACCTAAAAAAGACGcagaatttgatgattttggtcgTCCTTTTCATACTTTATTCTACACAGGAAAACCAAACTACTACCAACTTTTGCAT GATATGACTGAATACCTGCAAAAGCTGAACAGATATGAGGACACCATGATCAGTAAGAATGTTCAACCGGATCCAAATATCAAAAT TGAGTTAACTGGTTCAGCTTGGATCAccaaagaaaaaattgaaacgcAGTTGGTAGAGAGTATATCGGACAAAATg TATGCAAACCTAATTGAACTCCTAGACCGTGTAGCTCAGCATCCGTATTCATATACGATAAAAGATGAAATTCTAAAGTACAGAATACCTTTCATGTCAACGTCATTGTCGTCCTTTGCAAACTCTGGGGTG GTGCAGCATGATGATCAGGGTCGAGAATTCGTCAGATTCGATAATGATG TTTTGAGAAGGAAGACTGCCAGGGGCTCAGTAACTGTTTACAAGAACGGTACAGGAAAGATTAAGATAAATGGCCAAGATCTATTGTATTTTGAACGAATGCAATCTAGAGAACAG ATTCTATTCCCTCTGCAATTCACTGGACTTCTGAATAAAGTAGACATTGAAGCAACCGTACATGGAGGGGGCACTTCGACGCAGGCGGGAGTCATTCGCTTGGGAATCTCTCTGGCACTGCGGCattttgttgatgaaaataTGACCGAGAAAATGAGGATTG CTGGATTACTGACTCGCGATGTTCGAAGGAAAGAGCGTAAGAAGTTCGGTCAGATGAAAGCCAGAAGGAAATACACATGGAAAAAGCGATAG